The candidate division WOR-3 bacterium genomic interval AGCGTTCAGTTGTAATAAAACCGGGCAGTTGCAGTTTGATGAAGTAGATACCCTGAGCAAGACCTTTTGGTTGCCAGATTAGTTGGTGAGTGCCTGCAGGCTGGTTCTGGTCAAAGAGAGTGGCAACGGTTCTGCCGGTGATGTCAAACGCAAGAATGCGGACAGGAGTGGCAGAGGGAAGTTGATAGCGGATGGTTGCGGTTTTGGTGAACGGGTTGGGTGAGACATCAAGCAAGAGATTCGGCAGAGGCTTGGTTCTTTGTTCCTCCACACCGGTAGAAACCAAGCCCAACGAGTCGGTCTTAATAAGATAGACATCACCGGCGCCAGCTGTGTATGTGCGCCCGGCGATGATATAACCACCATCAGCGGTCTGCTGAACCGAGAAACCCAAATCATGTATGGACGCACTACCATATGTTCTTGTCCAGATGGTGTCACCATTGGCATCGGTCTTGATAAGATACACATCAGCAGAGTCACCTGTGCTGAAGATACCAGTCCAGCCTGCGATGATATAACCACCATCAGCGGTCTGCTGAACCCCGTAGCCACACACGTTCTTTTCTCCACCATATGTCCTTGTCCAGATAGTGTCGCCATTGGCATCGGTCTTGATAAGATACACATCAGCAGAGTCACCTGTGCTGAAGGAATAAGTCCAGCCCGCAACGATATAGCCGCCATCGGTGGTCTGTTGCACTGAGCGAGCATCATCATCTTCCTCTCCGCCATATGTCCTTGTCCAGATTGTGTCACCAAAAGAGTCGGTCTTCACAAGATAGACATCAACCCCTCCTGCGCCAAAAGACCTTGTTCCCCCGGCGATGATGTAACCGCCATCGGTGGTCTGCTGCACCGAATAACCAACATCCGCTTCCTCTCCGCCATATGTCCTTGTCCAGATTGTGTCACCAAAAGAGTCGGTCTTCACAAGATAAAAATCATACCCTCCTGCGCCAAATGACGATGTTCCTCCGGCGATGATGAAGCCGCCATCAAAGGTCTGTTGAACCGAAGACCCCATATCATCCTCTGTTCCCCCATATGTCCTTGTCCAGATTGTGTCACCAAAAGAGTCGGTCTTCACAAGATAAAAATCATAAGGTCCTACGTATCCAGGACCTGTGTACCCGGCAACGATGTAGCCGCCATCAGCTGTCTGCTGAACTGAGAATCCCATATTCACAAATTGATTTCCCAAACATCTTGTCCAGATTGTATCACCAAAAGAGTCGGTCTTCACAAGATAGACAGCATAGGCAATAAATGGAGGAACGGAGTAAGTCCAGCCCGCAACGATGTAGCCACCGTCAGAGGTCTGCTGGGCTGAGAAACCCGCATCACAAGACACTCTGCCATATGTTCTTTCCCATCGCTGCTGGGAGAAAGTGACGGGGACAAAAAGAAAAAGCGATAGAAGCAAAAGGTAACGCATCTTTTACCTCCCTACCAAGACCAGTTTTCTGGTCTTTGTCTCACCGCCCGATTTCAGAAGAAAATAAAGGCAAATTGCTTTCATCTTTGTCCTCCTTTTTGCTATTCTTTCCCTTTCTTTGCCTCTCGCTTTTCCTTATATTTCTCTCCTGCCCACCCGCATATTAATTATACACCAGAATCCTGAAAAGTCAAGGGGAAAAATGGGGTTTTGGATAGGTGGGTTTGTATACTTATAGGTATACAAGGGGATTTCGGGAAAAATCAGGTTAAGTTTGAAAGATAAATAACTTAGCCGAATTTATCACTTTTTCAGACCCCACGCCGGGGATTACCCCCTTGGTGGTTT includes:
- a CDS encoding T9SS type A sorting domain-containing protein — translated: MRYLLLLSLFLFVPVTFSQQRWERTYGRVSCDAGFSAQQTSDGGYIVAGWTYSVPPFIAYAVYLVKTDSFGDTIWTRCLGNQFVNMGFSVQQTADGGYIVAGYTGPGYVGPYDFYLVKTDSFGDTIWTRTYGGTEDDMGSSVQQTFDGGFIIAGGTSSFGAGGYDFYLVKTDSFGDTIWTRTYGGEEADVGYSVQQTTDGGYIIAGGTRSFGAGGVDVYLVKTDSFGDTIWTRTYGGEEDDDARSVQQTTDGGYIVAGWTYSFSTGDSADVYLIKTDANGDTIWTRTYGGEKNVCGYGVQQTADGGYIIAGWTGIFSTGDSADVYLIKTDANGDTIWTRTYGSASIHDLGFSVQQTADGGYIIAGRTYTAGAGDVYLIKTDSLGLVSTGVEEQRTKPLPNLLLDVSPNPFTKTATIRYQLPSATPVRILAFDITGRTVATLFDQNQPAGTHQLIWQPKGLAQGIYFIKLQLPGFITTERCLYLNQE